One Kaistella polysaccharea DNA segment encodes these proteins:
- a CDS encoding glycosyltransferase family 2 protein — protein MKKILSIIIPCYNVEKYIVTCLESVYSTGLHEEKFEVILVDDESPDQVVKIASDYLVEKTNYKIIRQTNRGLGGARNTGIKNASGKYIIFLDPDDTLVLRNYNFLENCNADIVQLASENISIYGDVISAYNPPDIKNITGRKFWLNNLIMPSACNKIYLRSFLNKYSLEFKDHLYSEDIEFNARAFFYAQHVTVKGILIQRFLQSPNSITRNKSITSRKKLFDDLFNIIKYLVIFKKDNSKSLEDKKYFDKIISDVGLGVLNLGLRNSIEKSEIIRVRRFLLDNKIPIFTIVYDNKNKNLFKYILRMPFSINLLKLIFTK, from the coding sequence ATGAAAAAAATACTTTCTATAATTATACCATGTTATAATGTTGAAAAATATATAGTCACATGTCTAGAATCAGTTTATTCAACTGGGCTCCACGAAGAGAAGTTTGAGGTAATTCTTGTTGATGATGAGTCTCCGGATCAGGTGGTTAAAATTGCGTCTGATTATTTGGTGGAAAAGACAAATTATAAAATAATAAGACAAACAAATAGGGGTTTAGGTGGCGCTAGAAATACAGGCATTAAAAATGCTTCAGGCAAGTATATTATTTTTTTGGATCCCGATGATACCTTAGTTTTACGAAATTATAATTTTTTAGAAAATTGCAATGCCGACATTGTTCAACTTGCATCTGAAAATATATCAATTTATGGTGACGTTATCTCAGCATATAATCCTCCTGACATTAAAAATATTACAGGAAGAAAATTTTGGTTGAATAATTTGATTATGCCATCAGCATGTAATAAGATTTACCTAAGAAGTTTTCTTAATAAATATAGTTTGGAATTTAAAGACCATCTCTATAGTGAGGATATTGAATTTAACGCGCGTGCTTTTTTCTATGCTCAACATGTAACAGTCAAAGGTATTTTAATTCAGCGATTTTTGCAGTCACCTAATTCAATTACTAGAAATAAGAGTATCACAAGTAGGAAAAAGCTTTTTGATGATCTATTTAACATTATAAAATATCTTGTAATATTTAAAAAAGATAATTCAAAGTCATTAGAGGATAAAAAGTATTTTGATAAAATTATTAGTGATGTTGGTCTAGGTGTACTAAATTTGGGATTACGAAATTCAATCGAAAAATCTGAAATAATTAGAGTGAGACGTTTTCTATTAGATAATAAAATCCCTATTTTCACGATTGTATATGATAATAAAAATAAAAACCTGTTTAAATATATTTTGCGCATGCCATTCTCAATTAACTTATTAAAATTGATATTTACAAAATGA
- a CDS encoding CDP-glycerol glycerophosphotransferase family protein translates to MLLLKIIDISKFSLAYLLSYVMRFFGLSKNIWIITERPAECKDNGYHFFKYIREKYPNQKTYYAIDRQAPDLKKITDLGQALYFNSFKHYLFSFLATRLIGAFNPVGIPNSFSFYKFPHLVKGKKVFLQHGITKEYIKSLTYSSTLVDLFCCGALPEYDYVQEFFGYPKNVVQYVGFCRYDNLNDYTLKKQILLMPTWRQFLPSQTWKMKGVKNFNELEREFLNSDYYAHYSYLLKNQDLLDFLERNDYLLIFYLHHELQQFTSLFETSNKNIVMANNSDYDVQLLLKESEFLITDYSSVAFDFAYMNKPMVYYQFDEEEYYKSHYNKGYFDYESMGFGAVARQETDLVKALINSFDTQKMQFYNDEMFTKRTHDFFTLRDTLNCKRTFDAVLYL, encoded by the coding sequence ATGCTGCTCTTAAAAATAATAGACATTTCAAAATTTTCTCTCGCTTACTTGCTCTCATATGTAATGCGATTTTTTGGTCTAAGCAAAAACATTTGGATCATTACGGAACGCCCAGCTGAATGTAAAGATAATGGTTATCATTTTTTTAAATACATTCGAGAAAAATACCCAAATCAAAAAACCTATTATGCCATTGATAGGCAGGCTCCTGATTTGAAAAAAATTACAGATCTTGGTCAAGCACTTTATTTTAATAGCTTTAAACATTATCTTTTTTCTTTTCTAGCTACCAGACTCATAGGTGCTTTCAATCCTGTAGGTATTCCGAATTCTTTTTCTTTCTACAAATTTCCCCACCTGGTAAAAGGTAAAAAAGTGTTTTTACAACATGGGATTACAAAGGAATATATAAAATCCCTAACCTACTCTAGTACGCTAGTGGATCTGTTTTGCTGTGGCGCTTTACCAGAATACGATTATGTGCAAGAGTTTTTTGGATATCCAAAAAATGTAGTACAATATGTGGGATTTTGCAGGTATGATAATTTGAATGACTATACCCTAAAAAAACAAATTTTACTTATGCCCACCTGGCGTCAGTTTTTACCCTCCCAAACGTGGAAAATGAAAGGGGTGAAAAATTTTAATGAACTTGAACGTGAGTTTTTAAATAGTGATTATTATGCCCACTATTCTTACTTACTTAAAAATCAAGACTTGTTAGATTTTCTTGAGCGAAACGATTATCTATTAATATTTTATCTGCATCATGAACTTCAGCAATTTACATCACTATTTGAAACCAGCAACAAAAATATTGTTATGGCTAATAATAGTGATTATGATGTTCAACTTCTTTTAAAAGAATCTGAATTTTTAATTACGGATTACTCAAGTGTAGCCTTTGATTTTGCTTATATGAATAAACCAATGGTTTATTATCAATTTGACGAAGAAGAATATTATAAATCACATTACAATAAAGGATATTTTGATTATGAGAGTATGGGATTTGGTGCGGTCGCAAGACAAGAGACTGATTTAGTTAAAGCTCTTATTAATAGTTTTGACACTCAGAAAATGCAATTTTATAATGATGAGATGTTTACTAAAAGGACTCATGATTTTTTCACACTCAGAGATACTTTAAACTGTAAACGAACTTTTGATGCTGTTTTGTATTTATAG
- a CDS encoding EpsG family protein, producing MVIILWHSTQNDIFSEDTRRFSQIFGFCLLALICFYMGNRPVSGKYFIDMGTYAQIYRKVQSGETFIITSDYLFNYFMIACTKIMNERWFFFLCALIYTIPCYIFSKKYCGTYWYFVFFMFVGSFSFWAYGTNGIRNGMATAIFILALCFYKKKIILYILIIISYFIHSSLIIPIAGFAVAGFHKNPKTYLIIWLAAIPLSLVGGSFWEGFFGGLGFGDDTRAEDYLTKGNINNDTFASTGFRWDFVFYSSFAVFAGWYFIFKKKITDTFYIHLWGTFMIANAFWILIIRANFSNRFAYLSWFLMAPIIAYPLLRYKMFPNQYRIIGGVIALYYLFTYLMFIKG from the coding sequence ATGGTAATTATTTTGTGGCATTCAACTCAAAATGATATTTTCTCCGAAGATACGCGCAGATTTTCACAAATATTCGGTTTTTGCCTGCTTGCTTTAATTTGTTTTTACATGGGAAATAGACCCGTAAGTGGTAAATATTTTATTGATATGGGTACCTATGCTCAAATTTACAGGAAAGTACAATCTGGTGAGACTTTCATAATTACTTCAGACTATTTATTTAATTACTTCATGATTGCCTGTACGAAAATTATGAACGAGCGGTGGTTCTTTTTTCTATGTGCACTGATTTATACAATTCCTTGCTATATCTTTTCCAAAAAATATTGTGGCACTTATTGGTATTTTGTTTTTTTTATGTTTGTAGGGTCATTTTCATTTTGGGCTTATGGAACCAATGGCATTCGAAATGGAATGGCCACCGCAATATTTATTTTAGCACTATGTTTTTATAAAAAGAAAATAATATTATATATATTAATTATAATTTCTTATTTTATCCATAGTTCTCTAATCATTCCGATTGCAGGTTTTGCAGTTGCAGGATTTCACAAAAACCCTAAAACTTATTTGATTATATGGTTAGCGGCCATTCCGCTTTCTCTGGTCGGAGGGAGTTTTTGGGAAGGATTTTTTGGCGGATTAGGGTTTGGTGACGATACGCGTGCAGAAGACTATTTAACAAAAGGAAATATAAATAATGATACTTTTGCGTCAACAGGATTTAGGTGGGACTTTGTATTTTATTCTTCCTTCGCCGTTTTTGCAGGTTGGTATTTTATTTTTAAGAAGAAAATCACCGATACATTTTATATTCATCTCTGGGGAACCTTTATGATTGCAAATGCGTTCTGGATTTTAATCATTAGAGCTAATTTCTCCAATAGATTTGCCTATTTATCCTGGTTTCTTATGGCTCCCATAATTGCGTATCCACTTTTGAGATATAAAATGTTTCCAAATCAGTATCGTATTATTGGTGGCGTGATAGCACTGTATTACTTATTCACTTATTTAATGTTTATAAAAGGGTAA
- a CDS encoding glucosamine inositolphosphorylceramide transferase family protein has product MKILLLFGNNLFRYQKQILSELSLLDDLEIYAICNNYSAKIPKDSKFIKLINERFPVIKVNPHLFESTAQFIAASKSIKRYEENLIYDYVINFCNLSVFNDLQVKYACVIKLDIDIKNWYSASINKSDYTTINILKSSDNQNFSPFKSMSFTTQIGIYNNRDKAFYYFSYLIKSVFNGNRYPDKGAIKTDYNFFKRINHHIDHLKIIYLRKFSNVHFNWKLAILKNNEPVVITDEINAFWADPFIINHSDNNWIFFEELDHKKKLGKISLINLKENKPFKKEVVLEKPYHLSFPNVFEIGDQYFMMPEESASNNQNIYKAEKFPTQWEHYRTILKNKKVVDPVFILHNQKYWLFFNEIENFEYDNNERLNLYYSDDLFSDHWVSHPQNPIIIDKAKARNAGKIMKENEEYIRVAQDCKDGYGQNISKNRITELSEKIYTEEKLPTTWDFEKYNGFHTINVDGDITVIDLLVKE; this is encoded by the coding sequence ATGAAAATACTTTTACTGTTTGGCAATAATTTGTTTCGATACCAAAAGCAAATTTTGTCAGAACTTTCTCTTCTTGACGATCTGGAAATTTACGCGATATGTAATAACTACAGTGCAAAAATCCCAAAAGATTCAAAATTTATAAAATTAATTAATGAGCGATTTCCCGTCATTAAAGTCAATCCCCATTTATTTGAAAGTACTGCTCAATTTATTGCAGCTTCAAAATCAATAAAAAGGTATGAAGAGAATCTGATTTATGATTATGTGATAAATTTTTGTAATCTATCAGTATTTAATGACTTACAGGTTAAGTACGCGTGCGTGATAAAATTAGATATTGATATTAAAAATTGGTATTCTGCAAGTATAAACAAATCAGATTATACAACGATCAATATTTTAAAATCTAGTGATAATCAAAATTTTTCCCCTTTTAAATCAATGTCGTTTACTACACAAATTGGCATTTACAATAATCGGGATAAAGCGTTTTATTATTTTTCTTATTTAATAAAAAGTGTTTTTAATGGCAACAGGTATCCAGATAAAGGAGCGATAAAAACTGATTATAACTTTTTTAAAAGAATAAATCATCATATTGATCATTTAAAGATTATTTATTTAAGGAAATTTTCAAACGTTCACTTTAACTGGAAATTAGCGATATTGAAGAATAACGAACCAGTTGTAATAACGGACGAAATCAATGCTTTTTGGGCAGATCCTTTTATCATAAATCACTCGGATAATAATTGGATATTTTTTGAAGAATTAGATCATAAAAAAAAATTAGGTAAAATTTCTCTGATAAATTTAAAAGAAAATAAGCCTTTTAAAAAGGAAGTCGTATTAGAAAAGCCCTACCACCTCTCTTTTCCTAATGTCTTTGAAATAGGAGATCAATATTTTATGATGCCGGAAGAAAGTGCCAGTAATAACCAAAATATTTACAAGGCTGAAAAATTTCCCACTCAATGGGAACATTATAGAACTATTTTAAAAAATAAGAAAGTAGTTGATCCTGTTTTCATTTTACATAATCAGAAATATTGGCTTTTCTTTAATGAGATAGAGAATTTTGAATATGATAATAATGAAAGGTTAAATTTATATTATTCTGATGATTTGTTTTCTGACCATTGGGTGAGTCATCCACAAAATCCCATAATAATTGATAAAGCGAAGGCGCGAAATGCGGGGAAGATTATGAAGGAGAATGAAGAATACATTAGAGTTGCTCAGGATTGTAAAGATGGGTATGGCCAAAATATTTCTAAAAATAGAATTACAGAACTTTCTGAAAAAATATATACTGAAGAAAAGTTACCTACAACTTGGGATTTTGAAAAGTATAATGGATTTCATACAATTAATGTTGATGGTGATATTACAGTGATAGATTTATTGGTAAAAGAATGA
- a CDS encoding glycosyltransferase family 4 protein: protein MSPTANINIQLPLKILYNTDQIFLHGGIEKVMATKANYFASQNGVEVYIVTTEQGQNAGCYPLDEKIKLIDLGVDYNRSKSYFSGENLRKAFLHFKKQRKLFKELQPDVIISPNYNFDHYWLPFIFSRAKVIKERHSSRFFEAKQRNKTSLKTKLLFWFNDYIDGLYDRIIVLNEDEKTYVNSGNAFVIPNPVEHTNLYADLSKKQVLAAGRISPVKAFDQLIEAWALIQLDFPDWQLHIYGQDYLGTQEKLEQLVAKHDLHSVLKFKGSVNNLLETMTDYSIYAMTSDTECFPMVLLEALSVGMPVVSYDSPNGPRNILIDGEDSFLTPSKNIPIFAEKLKILMENANLRCEMGGKGMKNVERFSLEKVMQQWKDLFQSLR, encoded by the coding sequence TTGTCCCCTACAGCCAACATTAACATCCAACTTCCATTGAAAATCCTCTACAATACAGATCAAATCTTTCTTCACGGTGGCATTGAAAAGGTCATGGCAACCAAAGCCAATTATTTTGCCAGCCAAAATGGGGTAGAGGTATATATCGTAACAACTGAGCAAGGTCAGAATGCGGGCTGCTATCCATTAGATGAGAAGATAAAGCTTATCGACTTAGGAGTTGATTATAATCGCTCTAAATCCTATTTTTCCGGTGAAAACCTACGGAAAGCATTTCTTCATTTTAAGAAGCAAAGAAAGCTGTTTAAAGAACTGCAACCGGACGTCATAATATCACCGAATTACAATTTTGACCATTACTGGCTGCCTTTTATTTTTTCAAGAGCTAAAGTAATTAAAGAAAGGCACAGTTCCCGATTCTTTGAAGCCAAACAAAGAAATAAAACCTCCTTAAAAACAAAACTCCTATTTTGGTTCAATGATTATATTGACGGTCTTTACGATCGAATCATCGTTTTGAATGAAGACGAAAAAACCTATGTTAATTCTGGCAATGCATTTGTAATTCCTAATCCTGTAGAGCACACAAATTTATATGCTGACCTTTCAAAAAAACAGGTATTAGCGGCAGGCCGAATTTCACCAGTGAAAGCTTTTGATCAGTTGATAGAGGCTTGGGCTTTGATTCAGCTCGATTTTCCCGACTGGCAACTGCATATTTACGGCCAGGATTACTTGGGTACACAGGAGAAATTGGAACAATTGGTCGCAAAACATGATTTGCATAGTGTGCTTAAATTTAAAGGGAGCGTAAATAATTTGCTCGAAACCATGACTGACTATAGTATTTACGCCATGACTTCTGATACCGAATGTTTTCCGATGGTTTTATTAGAAGCTCTTTCTGTTGGAATGCCCGTTGTTTCCTATGATTCTCCAAATGGTCCGCGGAATATTTTAATTGATGGTGAAGATTCATTTCTCACTCCTTCTAAAAATATACCTATTTTTGCTGAGAAATTAAAAATCCTGATGGAAAATGCAAATTTGCGCTGTGAAATGGGGGGAAAAGGTATGAAAAATGTAGAACGTTTTAGTCTCGAAAAAGTAATGCAGCAATGGAAGGATTTATTTCAATCATTAAGGTAA
- a CDS encoding glycosyltransferase family 4 protein: MKILYVTNGITGSGGLERVLSIKASKLADNFGYEVHILTLNEKGRQPFFTFSKNINFHSIGVGGNPLFYFLQYRKGIQKTIDEIKPGIISVCDDALKGFLLPQIIHTKAKWIHESHASMVLGDQGKGVPFTKKIQHELKQFLGKAFSKIILLTEGNQKEWAINNLVVIPNPLPFQMTVTSTLQHKKIIAVGSYSYNKGYDLLLNIWAPLEKDFPDWELNVYGRGTHENLQPEAEKLALENIHFNAPVSFIEKKYLESSLFVLPSRSEGFGMVLIEAMTCGLPVVSFDCPNGPKDIITNNEDGFLIENGNIDQFVEKVRFLICDFELRQRMSKAAKEKAKKYEATAIVKQWDALFRSL, from the coding sequence ATGAAAATATTATATGTAACAAACGGCATTACCGGTTCTGGCGGACTTGAGAGAGTTCTATCAATTAAAGCCTCAAAGCTCGCGGATAATTTTGGCTATGAAGTACATATACTAACGTTAAATGAAAAAGGAAGACAACCTTTTTTTACTTTTTCAAAAAACATAAATTTTCATTCAATTGGAGTGGGGGGAAATCCTCTATTTTATTTTTTACAATATAGAAAGGGAATTCAAAAAACTATTGATGAGATAAAACCGGGTATTATTTCAGTGTGTGATGACGCTTTAAAAGGTTTTTTGCTACCACAGATCATTCATACCAAGGCAAAATGGATTCATGAAAGCCACGCCTCGATGGTCTTAGGAGATCAGGGGAAAGGTGTCCCTTTTACGAAGAAAATACAACATGAATTAAAGCAATTTTTAGGCAAGGCTTTTTCAAAAATTATATTATTAACGGAAGGAAATCAAAAAGAATGGGCAATAAATAATCTGGTCGTCATACCTAATCCCTTGCCTTTTCAAATGACTGTAACGTCAACACTTCAACATAAAAAAATCATAGCGGTTGGTAGTTACAGCTATAATAAAGGATATGACTTATTGTTAAACATTTGGGCGCCTCTCGAAAAAGACTTTCCAGATTGGGAACTCAATGTTTACGGAAGAGGTACCCATGAAAATCTACAGCCCGAAGCCGAAAAATTGGCTTTAGAAAACATTCACTTTAATGCGCCGGTTTCTTTTATAGAAAAAAAGTATTTGGAATCCTCATTGTTTGTTTTGCCTTCGCGCTCCGAAGGATTTGGTATGGTACTCATAGAAGCCATGACTTGCGGTTTACCTGTCGTCAGTTTCGATTGTCCGAATGGGCCGAAAGATATTATCACCAACAACGAAGATGGCTTCCTTATAGAGAATGGTAACATTGACCAGTTTGTTGAAAAAGTAAGATTTTTGATCTGCGATTTTGAACTTCGCCAAAGGATGAGTAAAGCAGCAAAAGAAAAAGCGAAAAAATACGAAGCGACCGCAATTGTGAAGCAATGGGATGCATTGTTCAGATCTCTCTGA